The following DNA comes from Halalkaliarchaeum sp. AArc-CO.
TTTCCTCGCTCGTAGTTGGTGATGGCCACGACGAGTCGGAGACACAGCGCAAGGAACACTTCTGTCCGTGCGTGGACGCGGCCTCGGGCGCAGACCTGCCCGAGGCCGCAGTCCTTGACTGCGTCGTTGGTTCGTTCGACTCCTGTCCGGTTGTTGTACGTCTCCTCCAAGATGGACTGTTTCAGCTGCACGTCCTCGCTGTGTTCCTCGATTCGGTCTTCGATCCTGTACTCGATGTCTTTCGGGTCGTCAGTGTTTCGCGGATTGTATGGAGCGATTGGCACGACCCCTGCGGCCAGCAGGTGGTCGTGCCAATCGAGGATGTCGTAGGCGCTGTCTCCCAGCATCCAGACCGGTGTATCGACGGCGAGCGCGTCACGCGTGACGCGCATCGCCGTCTCCTGATCCGCTTGTTTGGCCTGTGTGAACTCCGCTGCTATCGGGATCTTTGAACCGGTTGAAACGATCGTACAGCCGAAGCCGTAGTAGTATTCCTCAGCTGTTGGATCGTAATTCCACGAGGCAGCGTCGTTGTGTTGGATCGCTTCAACGTGGGTCGAATCGATGGAGTACGTGGAGTCGAGCAGGCCGCGGGCGGCGGCCTGCTCGACGAGTCTGTCGAAGACATCGTCAATAACGTGTTCGAGGTCGGTGAGAAAGCGATCAACCGTGTCTCTGGATGGCGGTTTGTCGAGTCCGCAGTAGTACCAGACAAGGCCGTTCTGAAGTTCTCGTGTCACCGGACGTGTGCCGTAGACATCCTCGTAGTAGCAGTGCAAAAAGCCGCGAAAGAGATCAGGTGGCTCGTGAACTCGTGTTCGCCCCCGGCGAGCGGGGGCGAACACGTCGTACTCCAGCAGAAACTCGAACTCAAGATGGTCGAACAGCGATACCGTCTCGGTAGCCGCGACATTCAAGAAGTCGTCTACCGAAGCTACGTCTTGCAGGG
Coding sequences within:
- a CDS encoding transposase produces the protein MSNTSTALQDVASVDDFLNVAATETVSLFDHLEFEFLLEYDVFAPARRGRTRVHEPPDLFRGFLHCYYEDVYGTRPVTRELQNGLVWYYCGLDKPPSRDTVDRFLTDLEHVIDDVFDRLVEQAAARGLLDSTYSIDSTHVEAIQHNDAASWNYDPTAEEYYYGFGCTIVSTGSKIPIAAEFTQAKQADQETAMRVTRDALAVDTPVWMLGDSAYDILDWHDHLLAAGVVPIAPYNPRNTDDPKDIEYRIEDRIEEHSEDVQLKQSILEETYNNRTGVERTNDAVKDCGLGQVCARGRVHARTEVFLALCLRLVVAITNYERGNNPGCEKL